The Syntrophorhabdaceae bacterium genome window below encodes:
- a CDS encoding NAD-dependent epimerase/dehydratase family protein — MKILILGGHGFVGTNVAQVLREGGHEVIPISRADGVDLIDFESAKACFKSVAPDVTVNCAAKVGSLNLVTEQAADIVDMNMRMLVNIYRAAHESAPGTCLINPVANCAFPGHLESYTEDRLWDGNIHRSVLSYGSTRRMMLILSECYLMQYGFKTVSFFVPNMYGPYDSTDPNKAHALNALISKVVRIQAEDGNRIEVWGSGVAIREWLFARDFGRIVLETIDRLGSYGFAEPVNVGQNFGLSVRELVDMILGKMGCNCKVTWNRAMPDGAPRKVMDDTRFRKIFPAFQFTDLKQGIS; from the coding sequence GTGAAAATCCTTATCCTCGGCGGTCACGGGTTTGTGGGAACCAACGTCGCGCAAGTCTTGAGAGAAGGCGGCCATGAAGTAATACCCATTTCTCGAGCGGACGGCGTAGATCTCATTGACTTTGAATCAGCGAAGGCTTGCTTCAAGAGCGTTGCGCCCGACGTCACCGTGAACTGTGCCGCAAAAGTAGGAAGTCTCAATCTGGTGACCGAGCAGGCAGCTGACATCGTGGATATGAATATGAGAATGCTTGTCAACATTTACCGGGCGGCCCACGAGAGCGCCCCGGGTACATGTCTCATCAATCCGGTGGCAAATTGCGCCTTTCCCGGTCATCTCGAGAGTTATACCGAAGATCGTCTCTGGGATGGCAACATTCATCGCTCGGTCCTGTCTTACGGAAGCACCAGAAGGATGATGCTCATTCTCAGCGAGTGTTACCTGATGCAATACGGATTCAAAACAGTCAGTTTCTTCGTACCCAATATGTACGGCCCCTATGACTCTACGGACCCCAACAAAGCCCACGCCCTAAACGCCTTAATCAGCAAGGTCGTCAGGATTCAGGCTGAGGACGGAAATCGCATCGAGGTCTGGGGCAGCGGCGTAGCCATTAGAGAATGGCTATTCGCGCGGGATTTCGGCCGGATCGTCCTGGAAACCATCGATCGATTGGGGAGTTACGGATTTGCTGAGCCCGTGAACGTGGGCCAAAATTTCGGTTTAAGCGTAAGGGAGCTCGTGGATATGATTCTCGGCAAGATGGGATGTAACTGTAAGGTCACCTGGAATCGGGCCATGCCCGATGGGGCTCCGAGAAAGGTCATGGATGATACCCGCTTCAGGAAGATATTCCCTGCCTTCCAGTTTACCGACCTCAAACAGGGGATCTCGGA
- a CDS encoding DegT/DnrJ/EryC1/StrS family aminotransferase, with protein MEFFDTHISSQAVEMASSVLKSTWISEGKLVKDFETALTRLLGLKNPVAVNSGTSALHLALVLSGVGPGDEVILPAQTFIATGLAVLMQGAQPVFADIDLHTANIDPASIRAKLTSRTKAIMVVHWGGYPCPMDEISAIAGERGLPVIEDAAHALGATYKERTVGSISRFTAFSFQAIKHLTTGDGGALCSIDDEDYRQCKIRRWFGIDRENSVPSVLGERSYDVANVGYKYHMNDLSAAVGLGNLEDIFENLARRREIAARYRDELSAVPGLTLIQCDKESQSACWLFTMLVEQRDDFIQTLKEHGIPASVVHQRIDRNSVFGGMTEGLTSQDLFEKKQISIPVHGHLNDDHVDLIIKTIRNGW; from the coding sequence ATGGAATTCTTCGATACCCATATCTCTTCCCAAGCCGTTGAAATGGCGTCGTCCGTTCTTAAATCCACATGGATCAGCGAAGGTAAACTGGTAAAGGACTTCGAGACGGCACTCACTCGCCTCCTCGGCTTAAAGAACCCAGTCGCGGTCAACAGCGGCACTTCGGCCCTTCATTTAGCCCTGGTTTTGAGCGGCGTAGGTCCGGGTGACGAGGTCATCCTCCCCGCACAGACGTTCATTGCTACAGGACTCGCCGTGCTTATGCAGGGCGCACAACCGGTTTTCGCCGACATCGATCTTCATACCGCCAATATAGATCCCGCCTCCATCCGCGCAAAACTCACATCCAGGACCAAGGCGATCATGGTTGTCCACTGGGGAGGCTACCCCTGTCCAATGGATGAAATTTCTGCTATCGCGGGCGAACGAGGTCTCCCCGTGATAGAAGACGCCGCGCATGCCCTCGGAGCCACTTACAAAGAAAGGACCGTGGGCTCAATATCGAGATTCACCGCCTTTTCATTTCAGGCCATAAAGCATCTTACGACCGGCGACGGAGGGGCCCTGTGCTCGATTGACGATGAGGATTATCGGCAGTGCAAAATCAGGCGCTGGTTCGGAATAGACCGCGAGAACTCAGTGCCGAGCGTGCTCGGCGAACGCAGCTACGATGTGGCGAACGTAGGGTACAAGTATCACATGAACGATCTCTCCGCAGCGGTGGGTTTAGGCAACCTGGAAGACATTTTCGAAAACCTCGCTCGCAGAAGAGAGATCGCTGCCCGTTATCGCGACGAATTGTCAGCCGTGCCTGGGCTCACGCTAATCCAATGCGACAAAGAAAGCCAAAGCGCCTGCTGGCTCTTCACGATGCTCGTTGAGCAAAGAGACGATTTCATACAAACATTAAAGGAACATGGCATTCCCGCATCCGTTGTGCACCAGAGAATTGACCGGAACAGCGTGTTCGGCGGCATGACTGAGGGACTCACGAGCCAGGATCTCTTCGAGAAAAAACAGATATCTATCCCTGTCCACGGGCATTTAAACGACGATCATGTTGATCTCATCATTAAGACAATCAGAAATGGGTGGTAA
- the fliD gene encoding flagellar filament capping protein FliD → MADVYVPQASGLSRERIVEIARTIIDEFASTVQALSVRSQEPAPTSVSTPAAATAHEAVSPGNDPSSFCSGNHLAIPSGQNVLPAYENDRSSRQTPPVSIELELGQDREAVQPGSVFGQRGQISQAEGATSDGSNVHFELATHGGLPNSSGARGKDLFPLDRAADASSGFEGSGRAVYDPTIPGEVSQTISDGERYQVQSAWDEAGKIVQKRWQAGFKASTPIPRMDSTETSARPQATGDAMMERKTSEGTLASEKVSPDVSLKPEGDENPVVVTLDTSHVSHAIARAQDNSHEQVRGSTGPEKGGVAGTVRLAHEPGQIESKTVGTTPDQTMTSPDNHAILKLTIEFVNRMNLLVSEAAPDSEGADEVNADAASSPGVCADKLDCVRRMAPELRSAIQSAVNRGLSQSEDNLNAESIGLSTGKNGSLHLDTTLLASQLTMRKEETLNVIKGFGNTLSERISYLANPYGGMYLDDSNVRELKASQKNQGTSLFNRQLNTEQDGLQKRLNELNLLIGRSALLTDWFTEPVNPDRQGTVVETP, encoded by the coding sequence ATGGCAGATGTCTATGTGCCGCAGGCATCAGGCTTAAGCAGGGAACGGATCGTAGAGATAGCGAGGACCATAATCGATGAGTTTGCCAGCACCGTGCAAGCACTGTCAGTCCGTAGCCAGGAGCCCGCTCCGACAAGCGTAAGCACGCCTGCCGCCGCCACTGCTCACGAGGCCGTTTCCCCGGGCAATGATCCTTCCTCCTTTTGTTCCGGGAACCATCTGGCGATACCAAGTGGGCAAAATGTCCTCCCCGCCTATGAAAATGACAGATCTTCGCGACAAACGCCGCCTGTGAGCATCGAACTCGAGTTAGGACAGGACCGGGAAGCGGTACAGCCTGGAAGTGTCTTTGGGCAGAGAGGACAAATCTCGCAGGCTGAGGGTGCAACAAGCGATGGGTCGAATGTACACTTTGAGCTTGCCACTCACGGGGGCCTTCCGAATTCATCGGGCGCCCGCGGCAAAGATCTCTTCCCTTTGGACAGGGCCGCGGATGCTTCGTCGGGATTTGAGGGTAGCGGGCGGGCCGTATACGATCCAACGATACCCGGTGAGGTTTCGCAAACGATTTCGGATGGCGAGCGGTATCAAGTCCAATCGGCTTGGGATGAAGCGGGTAAAATCGTGCAAAAGAGATGGCAGGCCGGTTTTAAGGCGAGTACTCCCATACCACGGATGGATAGCACTGAAACCAGTGCCAGACCTCAAGCGACCGGCGACGCAATGATGGAGAGGAAGACCTCTGAAGGCACCTTAGCCTCGGAAAAGGTAAGTCCGGATGTCTCTCTCAAACCGGAAGGCGACGAAAACCCGGTCGTTGTTACTCTCGACACGTCGCATGTTAGCCACGCCATAGCGCGTGCCCAGGATAATTCCCATGAACAAGTCAGAGGGTCTACGGGGCCCGAAAAGGGCGGGGTAGCTGGCACAGTTCGCCTTGCTCATGAGCCCGGGCAGATCGAATCGAAGACTGTGGGCACAACCCCCGATCAAACGATGACTTCCCCTGACAACCATGCGATTCTGAAGTTGACCATCGAATTTGTGAACAGAATGAATCTTCTTGTGAGCGAGGCTGCGCCTGATAGTGAAGGGGCCGATGAGGTGAATGCCGACGCCGCCTCTTCCCCCGGGGTTTGTGCGGACAAGCTGGATTGCGTGCGGAGGATGGCGCCGGAGTTAAGAAGCGCGATTCAGAGCGCTGTCAATAGGGGTTTGAGCCAGTCCGAAGACAATCTTAACGCCGAATCTATAGGCCTTTCTACGGGAAAGAACGGCTCCCTCCATCTTGACACCACCCTTCTCGCATCTCAGCTCACCATGAGGAAAGAGGAAACCCTTAACGTGATCAAAGGGTTTGGCAATACACTCTCCGAAAGGATCAGTTATCTGGCGAACCCGTATGGCGGAATGTATCTCGACGACTCGAATGTTCGCGAGTTGAAAGCGAGCCAGAAGAACCAGGGAACATCACTATTTAACAGGCAGCTCAATACGGAGCAGGATGGTCTACAAAAGAGGCTCAATGAGCTAAACCTCCTGATCGGGCGCTCAGCTCTTCTGACAGATTGGTTCACAGAGCCTGTGAACCCGGACAGGCAGGGCACTGTTGTGGAGACGCCATGA
- a CDS encoding flagellar protein FliT — MKDFERREEFVSLTVRALREEDPDRFVECLLKRESYIGSLLEDGPHVFGGEIEACLQKEREILNRLEAEKKRIVQALDDLSIKKRAFRAYSPRFPLPPMPAFFKVTG; from the coding sequence ATGAAGGATTTCGAACGGAGAGAAGAGTTTGTTTCGTTGACCGTAAGGGCCTTGCGCGAGGAAGATCCGGACAGATTCGTAGAGTGCCTGCTCAAAAGAGAGAGTTACATCGGCTCTTTGCTTGAGGACGGTCCTCACGTATTCGGTGGTGAGATAGAAGCATGTCTCCAAAAAGAAAGGGAAATACTCAATAGACTCGAGGCAGAGAAGAAGAGGATTGTCCAAGCACTCGACGATCTGTCGATTAAGAAAAGGGCGTTTCGAGCTTATTCTCCCCGGTTTCCCTTGCCTCCTATGCCGGCTTTCTTCAAGGTGACCGGCTGA
- a CDS encoding response regulator: MTKNDEDFRILVVDDSRELREILEEYLRGEGDVVEGAQNGREALDKHKERFYDLIITDLNMPEMTGMDLIKTVKGENEITEFIIVTGYASMDTAVEAVKIGAFDYIVKPFRMEELRVVVRNARDKVKLKKLNARLLETLKGFYNEIGRYRPRTQDNAESGARSNGEPKEVASGPLGDTEKIVKEINDLGKLGKGRLLID, from the coding sequence ATGACCAAGAATGATGAAGATTTCAGAATCCTCGTAGTCGACGACAGCAGAGAATTACGCGAAATCCTGGAGGAGTATCTCAGGGGGGAAGGCGATGTCGTGGAGGGGGCTCAAAATGGGAGAGAGGCCCTCGATAAACACAAGGAACGCTTTTACGATCTCATTATTACCGACTTAAACATGCCCGAAATGACGGGCATGGACCTCATAAAGACTGTTAAGGGGGAGAATGAGATCACCGAGTTTATCATCGTAACAGGATACGCCTCCATGGATACTGCCGTCGAAGCGGTAAAGATCGGGGCGTTTGACTATATTGTCAAGCCTTTCAGAATGGAAGAGCTGAGGGTCGTAGTGAGAAACGCTCGGGACAAGGTAAAGCTCAAGAAATTGAATGCACGACTTCTGGAAACCCTCAAAGGTTTTTACAATGAAATCGGCAGATACCGCCCGAGGACCCAGGATAACGCAGAGAGCGGCGCAAGGTCGAACGGCGAGCCAAAGGAAGTCGCGTCCGGGCCCTTAGGCGATACGGAAAAGATTGTGAAAGAGATAAACGACCTTGGTAAGTTGGGAAAAGGGCGGCTACTCATCGATTAG
- a CDS encoding HD domain-containing phosphohydrolase, producing MIAGSKILIVDDNPEIVDILADFLGLNDCEIYRATTGREALDLLEGQDVEIAILDVKLPDISGISLLDTIKVNKPTIAVIMVTGYYDPNFVIDAMRKGASDFLLKPFELDKLMLVMMRVVRERNLLIEKENILHNLEDKKKIELLNRELQKKIKELTTMYHISNKFNSLNIYDDVYEKVVGMVGELLDVKSCGYYISDSDNKELILYTGLTKHAPLEGRQKITVREDLFKEASTLRKHLLIEDKIYFPLVIKGECIGFIMAEFGMNGGKQKRSYEGETIFLRLIADKACTHIENRMLYESLFENILHTLKSLIVAINKRDLYTEGHCKRVTEMSLELGRRMGIDDYERDVIKVVGPVHDLGKIGIPDSILLKPEGLTDDEYSIMKGHSIYGEEIMSRFEILSTEAKIIRHHHERYDGRGYPDNLSGETIPLCSRIIAVCDAYDAMVTDRPYRRAATRAEIRDEIKRCRGSQFDPLVADNFVNMI from the coding sequence ATGATTGCCGGTTCAAAGATTCTTATTGTCGATGATAATCCTGAGATTGTCGACATACTTGCGGACTTTTTGGGTCTCAATGACTGCGAGATCTACAGGGCGACCACAGGCCGCGAAGCACTTGATCTTCTCGAAGGCCAGGATGTGGAGATTGCCATCCTCGATGTAAAACTGCCTGATATCAGCGGTATATCCCTGCTCGACACGATCAAAGTAAATAAGCCAACCATTGCTGTCATCATGGTGACGGGCTATTACGATCCTAACTTCGTGATCGACGCCATGAGAAAAGGGGCCTCCGACTTCCTTCTCAAGCCTTTTGAGCTCGACAAATTGATGCTCGTCATGATGAGGGTTGTCAGGGAGAGAAACCTGCTCATCGAAAAAGAAAATATCCTCCACAACCTGGAAGATAAGAAGAAGATAGAGTTATTGAACAGGGAGCTACAAAAAAAGATAAAAGAATTGACCACTATGTATCACATCTCCAACAAATTCAACTCCCTCAATATATACGATGACGTGTATGAAAAGGTAGTCGGTATGGTAGGCGAACTCCTTGACGTAAAATCGTGCGGCTACTACATCTCTGACAGTGATAACAAAGAGCTCATCCTATATACGGGACTTACCAAGCACGCTCCGCTTGAGGGCAGGCAAAAGATTACCGTGAGAGAAGACCTTTTCAAAGAAGCCTCTACCTTGAGAAAACACCTGTTGATAGAGGACAAAATCTATTTTCCTCTGGTTATCAAAGGTGAATGTATCGGATTTATTATGGCCGAATTCGGGATGAACGGTGGGAAGCAAAAGCGCTCTTACGAAGGCGAGACGATTTTTCTGAGACTGATCGCGGACAAGGCCTGCACCCACATTGAAAATAGGATGCTTTATGAAAGTCTCTTCGAGAACATACTTCACACATTGAAATCCCTTATCGTAGCCATCAACAAGAGGGACTTATACACGGAGGGCCATTGCAAACGAGTCACCGAGATGAGCCTTGAGTTAGGCAGACGCATGGGCATCGATGATTACGAGCGGGACGTGATTAAGGTTGTGGGACCCGTCCATGACCTGGGCAAGATAGGCATTCCCGACTCCATATTGTTGAAGCCAGAAGGATTGACCGACGATGAGTATTCCATCATGAAAGGCCACTCTATTTACGGAGAGGAAATCATGAGCAGGTTCGAGATACTGTCCACTGAAGCGAAGATCATACGCCATCATCATGAAAGATATGACGGGCGAGGGTACCCGGATAATCTCTCGGGTGAGACTATTCCGCTGTGTTCTCGGATCATCGCGGTCTGCGATGCGTACGATGCCATGGTGACTGATAGGCCATACCGGAGGGCGGCAACGCGTGCGGAAATACGCGACGAGATAAAGCGATGCAGGGGAAGTCAATTTGATCCTTTGGTAGCCGATAACTTTGTCAACATGATATGA
- a CDS encoding PilZ domain-containing protein, with translation MIRNRERREFFRIRDRLPIEFRQISTEEFTKLKDFIRYNSTQVVDKINEFYLLEEGDLKGENSELHAYMQVLNKKLDMIMDFLYRSKQGDIYRTVQTNINVSGAGVQFESDVSLKEADLTELKIIIPLFPYPKITALCEVMRTERIEDDSGNRIRTALKFIAINENDRDLLINYIFVKEREYLRQKKETAS, from the coding sequence ATGATACGGAACCGTGAGAGGAGAGAATTTTTCAGAATTCGTGACCGCCTGCCCATAGAGTTCAGACAGATCAGCACAGAAGAATTTACCAAACTGAAGGATTTCATCCGCTACAATTCAACGCAGGTCGTGGATAAGATAAACGAGTTCTATCTGCTAGAAGAAGGAGACCTTAAAGGCGAGAATAGTGAGCTTCACGCGTACATGCAGGTGCTCAATAAGAAGCTCGACATGATTATGGACTTTCTCTATAGAAGTAAGCAGGGTGACATATACAGGACAGTTCAGACCAACATCAATGTGAGTGGAGCCGGGGTACAATTCGAAAGCGACGTCTCTCTCAAGGAGGCCGATCTTACCGAACTGAAGATTATCATACCTTTGTTTCCCTATCCCAAGATTACCGCCCTATGCGAAGTGATGAGAACCGAGCGCATCGAAGACGACTCAGGAAACCGTATCAGAACCGCTTTGAAATTCATCGCCATCAATGAAAACGATAGAGATCTTCTGATCAATTATATATTTGTGAAGGAAAGAGAGTACCTGAGACAAAAAAAAGAAACGGCGAGTTGA
- a CDS encoding flagellar motor protein gives MDIATILGLLLGVGSLIVSFVMEGGHLSALIQIPAMVLVIFGTFGAATITTSVKQLFNLPTLIKVAMFEKKMDTQDLIELIFGLSQKARKNGLLSLEKELDSIDEPFLRKAIQLAIDGFETNKIREILEIEMAYMEERHKAGAMFFGKLGGFSPTLGIMGTVLGLIHALGSMENSSNMASAIASAFIATLWGVAMANLIYLPISDKLKFKHQDEALFFEIITEGVISLAMGDNPRVIRMKLVSFLLPDKRREEGY, from the coding sequence ATGGATATAGCAACGATACTTGGTCTCCTCCTGGGTGTGGGCTCACTTATTGTTTCCTTTGTGATGGAAGGAGGTCATCTTTCCGCTCTCATCCAGATCCCCGCCATGGTTCTGGTCATTTTCGGAACCTTCGGGGCGGCCACCATCACCACCTCCGTCAAGCAGCTCTTTAATCTTCCGACCCTCATAAAAGTTGCGATGTTTGAAAAGAAGATGGATACACAGGATCTGATAGAACTCATCTTCGGCCTTTCCCAGAAGGCCAGAAAAAACGGACTCTTGAGCCTGGAGAAGGAACTCGATAGCATCGATGAGCCTTTCTTAAGAAAGGCTATCCAACTTGCAATAGACGGTTTTGAGACGAACAAGATCCGAGAGATTCTTGAGATTGAAATGGCCTACATGGAAGAAAGACACAAAGCAGGGGCCATGTTCTTCGGCAAACTCGGAGGTTTTTCGCCGACACTCGGCATCATGGGTACGGTGCTTGGATTGATCCATGCGTTAGGGAGTATGGAAAACAGCTCAAATATGGCCTCGGCCATTGCGAGCGCCTTTATCGCGACTCTCTGGGGAGTTGCCATGGCTAACCTTATCTATCTCCCCATTTCCGACAAATTGAAATTCAAGCATCAGGATGAGGCCTTGTTCTTCGAGATTATCACGGAAGGCGTAATCTCGCTGGCCATGGGTGATAACCCACGGGTTATTCGGATGAAGCTCGTTTCCTTCCTGCTTCCTGACAAAAGGAGAGAGGAGGGGTATTGA
- a CDS encoding OmpA family protein has product MRRRRREDEHENLERWLITYADLITLLLAFFIMMYVFSKQDANKYEEVIGRLKTIFTGGAGVISQGNQTSSLPLDLPVKAVDSADKEIQKKLEEQIKNLAGSEAMQKSISIFTDERGVVIRILDKAFFDEGKADLKERARSALDGIVPVITKIENSIRIEGHTDNVPISNDEFKSNWELSARRATEVVRYFVEKHDFPPQRISAVGYAEYKPVASNDSAESRALNRRIEIIVIKSPNESRIQLIGDKL; this is encoded by the coding sequence TTGAGGAGAAGACGACGGGAAGATGAGCATGAGAATCTGGAACGGTGGCTTATCACCTACGCCGATCTTATCACGCTGCTGCTTGCCTTCTTTATCATGATGTACGTGTTTTCGAAGCAAGATGCGAATAAATACGAAGAAGTTATAGGCCGCCTCAAAACGATATTTACCGGCGGAGCTGGTGTGATCAGCCAGGGCAATCAGACGAGCTCCCTCCCTCTTGATTTACCGGTTAAAGCGGTGGATAGCGCAGATAAGGAAATCCAGAAGAAGCTGGAAGAGCAGATTAAGAATCTTGCAGGCAGCGAGGCCATGCAGAAGAGCATCTCCATATTTACCGATGAAAGAGGGGTCGTGATTCGAATCCTCGATAAGGCCTTCTTTGATGAGGGCAAGGCAGATCTAAAGGAGCGGGCACGGAGCGCCCTTGACGGAATAGTACCCGTCATTACAAAGATCGAGAACAGCATCAGGATCGAGGGCCACACCGATAACGTGCCCATCAGTAATGACGAGTTCAAGTCAAACTGGGAGCTTTCGGCGCGGAGAGCAACGGAGGTAGTGAGATACTTCGTGGAAAAACATGACTTCCCGCCGCAACGCATATCCGCGGTGGGTTACGCCGAGTACAAACCGGTTGCTTCGAATGACAGTGCAGAGAGCCGGGCGTTAAATAGAAGGATTGAAATCATTGTCATCAAATCACCGAATGAGTCGAGGATACAACTCATAGGTGACAAGCTGTAG
- a CDS encoding phosphomannose isomerase type II C-terminal cupin domain, protein MKKTTQEKDFRPWGFFEVLSDVSDHKVKRITVNPGSRLSLQRHGRRKEHWFVIQGESVVTLDKQERRVMAGEAIDIPQGCFHRIANHSSEALVFIEVQLGDYFGEDDIERIDDDYGRL, encoded by the coding sequence ATGAAAAAGACAACACAAGAAAAAGATTTTCGTCCGTGGGGATTTTTTGAAGTGCTCTCCGACGTAAGCGACCATAAGGTAAAACGGATCACCGTCAATCCTGGCTCCCGCTTGAGCCTGCAAAGACACGGCCGCAGAAAGGAGCACTGGTTTGTTATCCAGGGGGAATCTGTCGTGACACTCGATAAACAGGAAAGACGTGTGATGGCGGGAGAGGCCATTGACATACCGCAGGGTTGTTTTCACAGAATCGCCAACCACAGTTCTGAAGCGCTTGTATTTATAGAGGTTCAGCTCGGCGATTATTTCGGTGAAGATGATATAGAGCGTATAGATGATGATTACGGGCGGCTCTGA
- a CDS encoding HU family DNA-binding protein codes for MTKAELIGKMAASAKISKAAAGKALEAFLDGVKASLKKDDRVTLVGFGTFSVSKRKARKGRNPRTGKEIKIPARKVPKFTAGKALKDAI; via the coding sequence ATGACAAAGGCAGAATTGATCGGTAAAATGGCTGCATCAGCAAAAATTTCCAAAGCTGCAGCCGGAAAGGCTCTGGAAGCTTTTCTTGATGGCGTAAAAGCGTCTCTCAAGAAAGACGACAGGGTAACGCTTGTTGGTTTTGGAACCTTCTCCGTTTCAAAAAGGAAAGCCAGAAAGGGAAGAAACCCGAGAACCGGCAAAGAGATCAAGATTCCCGCGCGGAAAGTGCCGAAATTCACCGCAGGAAAAGCCCTCAAAGACGCTATCTGA
- the hemC gene encoding hydroxymethylbilane synthase, with product MKKKWIIGTRGSKLALTQTQIVVHELRSHYPAHEFVIKTIKTTGDTVWNKPLHLVGGKGLFVKEIEEQLLEGSIDMAVHSVKDLPAQLEKGLILGAVLKRENPRDAFVSLTHDSLDKLEAGSRIGTSSLRRRAQLLHYNSALKIVTLRGNIDTRIKKLKTEALDAVILAYAGLTRMGLEDCVKEILPFSVMIPACGQGAIGIEVKDREETREFLRPVSHERSFQEISIERQLLAQIGGGCHLPLGIHAAIEGDVVTLSVSMGTEDGRLFVHEQHSARTKNTDTLIREAYEAIRESLP from the coding sequence ATGAAGAAGAAATGGATAATCGGGACGAGGGGAAGTAAACTCGCCCTGACACAAACGCAGATTGTCGTTCACGAGCTCCGGTCTCACTACCCTGCCCACGAGTTTGTGATCAAAACAATAAAGACTACCGGGGATACCGTCTGGAACAAGCCGCTCCATCTTGTAGGAGGAAAAGGACTTTTCGTAAAAGAGATAGAAGAACAACTGCTGGAAGGAAGCATTGACATGGCGGTTCACAGCGTAAAGGACCTTCCAGCTCAACTGGAGAAAGGGCTCATCCTCGGAGCTGTGTTGAAAAGAGAGAACCCGCGGGACGCCTTTGTCTCGCTTACACACGATTCCCTGGATAAGCTCGAGGCCGGCTCCCGAATCGGCACAAGCAGCCTCCGCAGAAGGGCGCAGCTTCTTCATTACAACAGTGCCCTTAAGATAGTAACCCTACGGGGAAACATCGACACCCGCATAAAGAAACTTAAGACCGAGGCGCTCGACGCCGTAATCCTCGCCTATGCGGGGCTTACGCGCATGGGTCTTGAAGATTGTGTCAAAGAGATTCTCCCCTTCAGCGTCATGATTCCGGCCTGTGGCCAGGGCGCTATCGGTATCGAGGTGAAAGACCGGGAGGAGACGAGGGAGTTCTTGCGACCGGTGAGTCATGAACGAAGTTTTCAGGAAATATCGATTGAGCGACAGTTGCTCGCACAGATTGGCGGCGGTTGTCACCTGCCGCTCGGCATACATGCAGCGATTGAAGGCGACGTGGTAACGCTTTCCGTTTCGATGGGTACTGAAGATGGACGGCTCTTCGTCCATGAACAACACTCGGCCCGCACAAAAAATACAGACACCCTCATCCGTGAAGCGTATGAGGCGATAAGAGAGAGCCTCCCATAA